The following are encoded in a window of Scophthalmus maximus strain ysfricsl-2021 chromosome 6, ASM2237912v1, whole genome shotgun sequence genomic DNA:
- the rims4 gene encoding regulating synaptic membrane exocytosis protein 4 isoform X2: MNNTPTKQMDTEGRKLKGQIQRSTETGLAVEMPSRTVRQASHESIEDSMNSYGSEGNLNYSGMCLASDAQFSDFLVGMGPAQFVGRQTLATTSMGDVEIGLMERNGGLEVEVVQARGLTMKPGSKGPPAAYIKVYLLENGSCVAKKKTKSVRKSLDPLYNQVLVFSESPQAKVVQVIVWGNYGRMDRKCFMGVARILLEELDLSSMVIGWYKLFPTSSMVDPTMTPLIRHSSQMSLESTIGPCCERS, from the exons TGGACACTGAGGGCAGGAAGTTGAAGGGACAAATCCAGAGGAGCACGGAGACCGGTCTGGCGGTGGAGATGCCCAGTCGCACCGTCCGGCAGGCGAGTCACGAGTCCATCGAGGACAGCATGAACAGCTACGGCTCCGAGGGCAA TTTGAACTACAGCGGCATGTGTCTGGCGTCCGACGCCCAGTTCAGCGACTTCCTGGTCGGGATGGGACCCGCCCAGTTCGTTGGGCGGCAGACGCTGGCGACGACCTCCATGG GTGACGTGGAGATCGGCCTGATGGAGAGGAACGGCGgtctggaggtggaggtggtccAGGCCAGAGGACTCACCATGAAACCGGGTTCAAAGGGACCTCCAG CCGCCTACATCAAGGTCTACCTGCTGGAGAACGGCAGCTGCGTGGCCAAGAAGAAGACCAAGTCGGTGAGGAAGAGTCTGGATCCTCTCTACAACCAGGTGCTGGTCTTCTCCGAGAGCCCGCAGGCGAAGGTGGTGCAG GTGATCGTTTGGGGCAACTACGGAAGGATGGACCGCAAATGCTTCATGGGCGTCGCCCGGATcctcctggaggagctggacctcAGCTCGATGGTGATTGGCTGGTACAAGCTCTTCCCTACCTCCTCCATGGTGGATCCCACCATGACGCCGCTCATCCGCCACTCGTCCCAGATGTCGCTGGAGAGCACCATCGGCCCGTGTTGCGAGCGGTCCTAA